ATAAGCTTCTTCAGCTATTCCACGCCCACGCAAGCATGCATGGACTTGATATGATTCTGCGAACTCTGCTTAGATGCTATCAGTACCTTTCTCTTGTCTGGCCAAACATCGAGACATCAGCAGAAAAATGACAGCCCCCGTCTCACGTGGTCAGACCTGTCGTTTTACAGATGGGGCACAAGTTCTTGTGCATCAGCCATTGCTTTATGCAGTTGGTGTGGAAATCATGCCCGCATTCCAGAGTCCCAACACCCTCTCCCTCATTGTACAACTCCTACATGTCAAACAAGTCCCGCTGTTAGGCACCAAATTGTCATAGAAGCTCTCAAGAATCATGAACAAGCCGACTTCAGGGTCACGCTGCAATGCAGGAAAAAGGGGTTCTCTCTACCTGACAAATGCAGCAGGGCTCCGCCTCCACATCCATGCAAACTACAACTGTGTACTTGCGCTGCTTCATGCGACTTAAAATGGTTTCCTCGCTCAGTCCAGTGTTAACGTTTCCAATGCGCTCTTCCAATGCCAATAATTCCTGGCACCCCAGCAATTAAACTTTGTTGATGCTTCTTAATAATTTCAAGGAATTAACAATATTTTTAAGAGAAACAGCTTCAGCATTTACCTCATAAGACATGTTATCGACGTCAAGCCGCATGTCTCCATGCCGATCATGAATATCAGCTACCCCCAGGAATACTGACTGATCAAGAATCATGACATCCTAAACATGAAACAAAACATGCAAAGATTAAATATCAAACCTGCATCTTTCACCACCAGCGCAATACGACTAGTGCATGATTGTCATGCTCTGGGCTTGCAATCACTGATGGTGATACTAATACACATTGCATCTCAGAGAAAAATTGTTAATGTTCTTATGAATCCATGGATCGGATGCAGTTGGGGAGCCTGTATAATTGCTCAGTTCAGACTGTGAGATATGATGGGCCCTACAAGAAATGAGTTCTTGCAATGGATATTAATTAACCATCGTGTCCCAACAGTACACTCCGAGCACTTCTAGCATCTTATGTGTACAATGTGGACAATCACCGCTTTATCTAATGTCCCAAAGGTTAATTGGCAAGGGCCAATTTTTACCCTAGAATCCATAATATTTCTGTTCTCAATTTTTACCCTAGAATCCATAATTTATCTGTTCTCCAATGACATGCTTCAAGGAATCTGTAGTTGAGCTTATAATGTTCGACACAAAATTCTAACCTCAGGACGTAAGCCCTCCCCCTGGCGCATATGATCCAACACACTCCGAATCTGTTTCACAATCAATGAAAGCAGATAAGGCTAATATGCACAATCAGAATTGTCGAAGAAACAGATAAGTCCACCACTCTACTACTCGGTCAATTATGTTCCACTTAATCCCCCATGCCTCTCAAACTATTGTGAAGTCAAAAGCACTAAAAAAGTGATGGCCAGAGCAAAATTTGAATCATGGCAATAATCCATAATCACGATTACACAAACCAAGAGACTAGGTATTAGCATGGCTTAAGTATACTTAGGCAGTTCGAATTATGAAATAAAGCATGCATTCATTATTGACCATGTAAGACAGAGATTACATGAAACTGGTAGTCTTAATAATTGTTTGGATACATGTGAAAGACAGGCAAAAGTATGATCTAAAGTTTACAGCAATTGCTAAAGTCGGAAGCTTATCCATCTCGTGTTACTCAAGGACTTTGATATAGGTGCGTGTGGCTGTAACTTCCTCACTTCTTGCATGTTTTACCTCTGAATTTTGGGCTCAGCAAGTATCCAAAACCTAGAAAGGAAATGTGGGTCTGTCCTAAGAGAAAAGTCATAACAAATATCCCTCATTCTAAAGATTTAGCATAAGCAGACATGCATCATTTTGTCACTTCAAACATTTGGGTAACCTCTCTTAACAAATTCATCATGATGGATTTCATGCCCCATAACCACACTCAGATCTTGTCGTGTCTGCATGGGTTTCCTTGGCCAATAAGGATAATCAAAGTAATATCTCAAACCAAAGCTTTTGTCAGCACAGTAGATGGTTGATTCGAAAGGGAAGGGAAaccaagaaaaggaagaacagCTAACACCCGAGGGTTGCAGGTCAAAAATTACAGCAGTTGAAGCATCCATATTTAGAGACATAAGCAGAGAACATAGCCACACATCCAGCAGACATAAAATAGCACAATTTGACCATAGTATAGCAGCAGGACAAACCTCTGAAACAAGCCTTCTTCGGCCTTCACTTGCAGCAGCCAAAGTTCGCATGGAGTACGGAATTCCTAGTGCATCACCATGTCTTTCCATCCAAGATGCGGACCTAGGGAATGACCGACGATGACCCTGGTTACGAGACCCAGATGAAAGGACATCTTGCAAGAAAGCAGGATGGTCTGAATAATCTGAAGAATGGCTGCTAGGATCCATCTCGCTCCCTATGGAAGCTAATAACGATCGGCGGACGTAGTCAGGACATCTTCGTGGGTAGTGGGAATGACGACTGCGATGAGGCACCGAGTTAGGTTGAGATGATTGAGGGACAGATGTACTGGATCCAGCCTGAGTACTATATGTGGTACTTCTTGGAATTGCACTACTTCCACCCGGTATATCTCTAGATACTGGTCCTTGAACCAAATTTCTCAATTCACTAGCAGGTATATACATAGGGTGTCTCCCAACATTTCTCGAATACCTGCCCAAGCTGGCTTCTTGCAGCTCGTCATCTCTGTTTCTATAGAAAGCCGAACTAGAAGAAGAGCCAGGCCTAGTGACAGAACCCCTACTCCACCTAATTGATTGTTCAGGGTATGGCAAAGAAGGCAGATCAAGCAGATCAGGCTGTTCTTGGATGTTGACATTACTAGATGCAGGTGCCAAAGGCAAGTCCAACGAATGGCTGACTGAAACAAATCTTGATGACTGGGAGGTAGACGAGACATTGGAGTTGCTAAGAGCGCCTCCCATAGGGTGTATGATGGAAGAGTTTGGATAGCTGTGCATAGAAGAATTGATCCTCAGGCGGGAACTTCTCTGTGAGGTTTCCGCACTTTCCGAAACACTTGTATAAGGAGGACAAGGAGAAACTATTCCTGTCACATGACTCACACTTGACCCTAGTTGTGGATCTGCTTGTTCTGACACACGAGACATAGTCGAGTTAGTGTTCATGTTACTGTGAGCAGAAGTAGCATGCTGTGCACTAGTTTCTTCCACTTCAAGAAAATGAGAGCTTTCACCAATAGAAGATTGACCAACATGTCTTTCAAGGGACTTTCTTTTACAAGGTATGTGCCTGACATCCAATGAGCCACCTTGTCCACCATCATTCTCTCCCACAATACATTTACCGGTCCCTGGAGGTATCATGAAAGGATCAGAGCAACCAGAGGGAGGAAGTTGTTGGTCATTGAGTCCAGTCAACGAGTATAAATTTGGAGACTCAGAGAAAGAACTATCACTGCCATGACCCGCATTCAGATTTAGGTTCTGCCCAGTCCAACTAGAACGAGAACTATGAATCATCAGCGGATTGACGCTGACATCATCTAACACGAATCTTCTATTGTTGGCACTCCTTTGCTGATCTTCAATAAGTGGACCAGAACCACCAGAAAATCCTGCTGAAGACAACCATCCATGTTCTGCTTTCCACTCAATACTACCAGCCTCATGATATGAACTGCTAGAACCACGCTCAGGTATGCCACTACCCAGCAGGTTTTGCCGCTCATGACTAACTGAGTTCAAAAATGCCATATGATCACTAGGCGGTACCATACTCTGTGAAATCTGGCtctctgatgaattttgtataGTATTCCAACAAAGCTGATGACTATTCATACCattgcttgaagatgaaga
The window above is part of the Eucalyptus grandis isolate ANBG69807.140 chromosome 6, ASM1654582v1, whole genome shotgun sequence genome. Proteins encoded here:
- the LOC104447879 gene encoding probable E3 ubiquitin-protein ligase RHG1A isoform X2 — protein: MQGQRSAISSLPEALDIDHPSSSSSSSNGMNSHQLCWNTIQNSSESQISQSMVPPSDHMAFLNSVSHERQNLLGSGIPERGSSSSYHEAGSIEWKAEHGWLSSAGFSGGSGPLIEDQQRSANNRRFVLDDVSVNPLMIHSSRSSWTGQNLNLNAGHGSDSSFSESPNLYSLTGLNDQQLPPSGCSDPFMIPPGTGKCIVGENDGGQGGSLDVRHIPCKRKSLERHVGQSSIGESSHFLEVEETSAQHATSAHSNMNTNSTMSRVSEQADPQLGSSVSHVTGIVSPCPPYTSVSESAETSQRSSRLRINSSMHSYPNSSIIHPMGGALSNSNVSSTSQSSRFVSVSHSLDLPLAPASSNVNIQEQPDLLDLPSLPYPEQSIRWSRGSVTRPGSSSSSAFYRNRDDELQEASLGRYSRNVGRHPMYIPASELRNLVQGPVSRDIPGGSSAIPRSTTYSTQAGSSTSVPQSSQPNSVPHRSRHSHYPRRCPDYVRRSLLASIGSEMDPSSHSSDYSDHPAFLQDVLSSGSRNQGHRRSFPRSASWMERHGDALGIPYSMRTLAAASEGRRRLVSEDVMILDQSVFLGVADIHDRHGDMRLDVDNMSYEELLALEERIGNVNTGLSEETILSRMKQRKYTVVVCMDVEAEPCCICQELYNEGEGVGTLECGHDFHTNCIKQWLMHKNLCPICKTTGLTT
- the LOC104447879 gene encoding probable E3 ubiquitin-protein ligase RHG1A isoform X1, which encodes MQGQRSAISSLPEALDIDHPSSSSSSSNGMNSHQLCWNTIQNSSESQISQSMVPPSDHMAFLNSVSHERQNLLGSGIPERGSSSSYHEAGSIEWKAEHGWLSSAGFSGGSGPLIEDQQRSANNRRFVLDDVSVNPLMIHSSRSSWTGQNLNLNAGHGSDSSFSESPNLYSLTGLNDQQLPPSGCSDPFMIPPGTGKCIVGENDGGQGGSLDVRHIPCKRKSLERHVGQSSIGESSHFLEVEETSAQHATSAHSNMNTNSTMSRVSEQADPQLGSSVSHVTGIVSPCPPYTSVSESAETSQRSSRLRINSSMHSYPNSSIIHPMGGALSNSNVSSTSQSSRFVSVSHSLDLPLAPASSNVNIQEQPDLLDLPSLPYPEQSIRWSRGSVTRPGSSSSSAFYRNRDDELQEASLGRYSRNVGRHPMYIPASELRNLVQGPVSRDIPGGSSAIPRSTTYSTQAGSSTSVPQSSQPNSVPHRSRHSHYPRRCPDYVRRSLLASIGSEMDPSSHSSDYSDHPAFLQDVLSSGSRNQGHRRSFPRSASWMERHGDALGIPYSMRTLAAASEGRRRLVSEIRSVLDHMRQGEGLRPEDVMILDQSVFLGVADIHDRHGDMRLDVDNMSYEELLALEERIGNVNTGLSEETILSRMKQRKYTVVVCMDVEAEPCCICQELYNEGEGVGTLECGHDFHTNCIKQWLMHKNLCPICKTTGLTT